The following coding sequences are from one Triticum dicoccoides isolate Atlit2015 ecotype Zavitan chromosome 4A, WEW_v2.0, whole genome shotgun sequence window:
- the LOC119283772 gene encoding probable alkaline/neutral invertase D, giving the protein MVCANCAVLLWLLVAVSVKLGQRHIAHNAVELMERRLAKDDFPKYYDGKTGQYIGKQSRKFQTWLVAGYLVAKMLLDDPSNLRAVSLEDDGHTRAASKVSICCTIADDVCLRLLLCSV; this is encoded by the coding sequence ATGGTGTGCGCAAACTGTGCAGTGCTGCTGTGGCTCCTGGTGGCGGTGAGCGTGAAGCTGGGGCAGCGCCACATCGCCCACAACGCGGTGGAGCTGATGGAGAGGCGTTTGGCCAAGGATGACTTCCCCAAGTACTACGACGGCAAGACGGGGCAGTACATCGGGAAGCAGTCGCGCAAGTTCCAGACGTGGTTGGTGGCGGGCTACCTGGTGGCCAAGATGCTCCTGGACGACCCCTCCAACCTCCGCGCCGTCTCCCTGGAGGACGACGGCCACACCCGAGCAGCATCTAAAGTTAGCATCTGTTGCACTATCGCTGATGATGTTTGTTTAAGGCTGTTGCTTTGCTCTGTGTGA